Part of the Kordiimonas pumila genome is shown below.
AGACATTGGCCGCCAACTCTCTCGCCTGCAAGCTTACTTCCCCGCACCCGCAGTCCAGCCTTTACGCTGTTAGCGTGCAACATGGATACATGGTAGCACGCAATATATAAATGTCAATATTTGAAATATTTTCATATATTGACATAATAGGGTAGAGTGATACGATAAGGAAAGGTATGAAAATCAGCATTTTTGTGCTGCTGAATGACCGGACACCACACTCATATTCAAAGGGCTAAAGCGAAACATACAGAGCTTATCGGGCTTAAGGTTTCTCGGGGAGGAAACTTCAATATGACAACCACATTTGCAACAACCACTAAATTGACAACGTCTTTTTTTCCTCGTGATGAGAGCGTACCTCTGATTGAAGGAACAGTGGGTGATGCCGTGCTGAGAGCAGCAGAACAATTTGACAGCAAAATCGCCTTAATTGACGGCCAGCCAGACCCATCAGCCCGGCGTCAATGGACATTCAATGAGCTCGCAGAAGACGCCAAAAAAGTCGCATATGCGCTTCTTCAACATTTCGAACCCGGTCAGCGTATAGCGGTATGGAGTGCTAATAGCCCTGAATGGGCCCTTATTGAATTTGGTGCCGCCCTCGCAGGCCTGACGCTCGTAACCGTAAACCCCGCTTATCTTACCCATGAACTGGTTCATGTGCTTGGTCAGTCAGAAGCGCATGGGATCATACTGCAAGACAAATACCGGGGACGGAACCTAATCACGGTTTTAGAAGAAGCTAAAGCAAACTTACCAAATATTAAAACAGTGCTTCCTTTATCAACGTGGGATGCTTTTATAGCAGCTGCCAAGCCCTGCGCCTTACCAAAGGTTGCGCCCACAGATATGGCCCAAATACAATATACATCTGGCACTACAGGTTTTCCCAAAGGGGCCTGCCTGTCACACCTTGGGCTCAGTAATAATGGCCGCCTTTTTGGTCAAAGAATTGGGGGTACCGACAAGGATATCTGGATCAATGTTATGCCCATGTTCCATACAGCCGGCTGCGGCCTAGCAACCCTTGGTGCCCTTCAAACAGGCGGCACACTAGTGATGGCACCAGACTTTGAGGCAGGGCAAATGTTGGATCTTTTTGAACAAGAGTGCGGCACGATCATGCTGTGCGTACCAACAATGCTTATCCGTATGCTCGTCGAGCAAGAACAAAACCCCAGAGATTTGTCATCATGGCGCACTGTTGCGCTGGGCGGCGCACCGGTGCCCGCAGACCTCGCGCGTAGAGCCAAAGAACTAACCGGCGCAAACGTAGGTATCGGCTTTGGTCAAACAGAGTTTTCGCCTTATCTCACCCATACACTTATTAATGATCCACACCCTTCATGGGTTGAAACAATTGGCAAACCATTGCCGCAGACAGAAGTAAAAATCATTGATCCCTCAACCGGCGATACCCTGCCAGTAGGCACCTCTGGAGAGATCTGCGGACGGGGTTACGGCATCATGCTTGGATATTATAACGCACCAGAGGCCACTGCCGCGACAATCGATAAAGATGGGTGGCTTCATACAGGTGACACAGGCAGCATGGATGAATATGGCTATTGCCGTATCCATGGCAGGCTCCGCGATATGATTATTCGCGGCGGCGAAAATATTTACCCCAGAGAAATCGAAGATGTTCTCTTTACGCACCCTGCTATTATGAATGCTGCTATTATTGGGCTGCCTGATGATGACTGGGGTGAAATTGTAGCAGCCTGCATTATACTGCGAGAAGGCCGCATCGTAACACCCGCCGAATTGGAAACTTTTTGCAGGCAACATTTGGCCAGCTTTAAAGTACCTAGAAACTGGCATTTCATGGATAGTTTCCCACAAACAGCATCTGGTAAAATTCAAAAGTTTGCCCTGCGTGACCAACTCATGAAACAAAGCGCATAATGGAAACAATCACAATGAATGCTGATACCACCAATACGGTAGATAATGGTGTCATTGACTTCTATTTTGACTTTATATCCCCCTATGGGTGGCTTGGGGCTGAAAAGGTTGGGGCCCTTGCACGTAAATTTGGCAGGCGCGTTAATTGGCACCCCTTTCTTCTTAAAGTCACAGTTCTTGAAACAATGGGGATGAAACCCCCACTTGAAACCCCCTTAAAAGGGGATTATCTCCTGCATGATATCAAGCGGTCGCTGCGTTATCACGGCCTTTTTTTGCATGAAAAATCAAAATTCGGCTTCCTCTCTGTGGTCCCAGCCCGTGCCGTTATGTGGGCACACACCACCGCGCCTGAAAAAATAGAAGATTTGGTTCTTGCCTTATACCGTGCGCACTGGCGTGACGGCAAAGACATCTCCGACACTGCAACGGTGCTTGATGTCATAGAATCCATAAGCCTTGCACGACACGAGGCTGCAATAGCCTTGAAAAGTGCCAGTATCAAGGTAGCCCTGCGCGACGCTGTTTCTGACACTATCAGCAAGGGTATTTTTGGATCTCCCTCTTTTATAATCGACGGTGAAATGTTTTGGGGGTCTGACCGGCTACAAATGATAAAAACATGGCTAGAAAAAGGTGGGTGGTAAACTATTTCGCTCTAGGTTGATCACAGCAACGCGGAAAGTGGGCACTTTCCTGTCGTGATTAAAACAATATTCTAGGGGCTGTGTACCCCAAAAAGGAAGTCTACATATGAAAACCCGTATTACCGAGCTTTTAGGCATTGAGCACCCCATCGTTCAGGGGGGCATGCATTATGTCGGCTTTGCAGAGCTTGCTGCCGCCGTTTCCAATGCGGGCGGGCTAGGCATCATCACCGGCCTTACACAAAGAACACCAGAACTGTTGGCCGCAGAAATTGCCAAGTGTAAATCGCTTACCAGCAAGCCTTTTGGTGTTAACCTCACTTTTCTGCCCATGGTTAATTCGCCAGATTACCCCGGCTATATACAAGCAATCATTGACGGCGGGGTTACTGTTGTGGAAACAGCAGGCAATAACCCTTCAGCATATATGCCACAACTGAAAGAAGCCGGGATTAAGGTCATCCATAAATGCACGACGGTGCGCCACGCCCTGAAGGCGCAGGATATTGGCTGCGATTCCGTCTCGGTGGATGGTTTTGAATGTGGCGGCCACCCAGGCGAGGACGACATCCCCAATATGATCCTGCTGCCGCGTGCGGCTGATGAACTGGACATTCCCTTCATTGCATCAGGCGGCATGGCAGACGCTCGCTCGCTTGTGGCAGCACTTGCGATGGGCGCAGAAGGCATGAACATGGGCACCCGCTTTATTGCAACACAAGAAGCGCCCGTACACCAAAAAGTAAAAGAGGCTATTGTGGCAGCAACGGAGCTTGATACTCGTCTTGTGATGCGGCCCCTTAGGAATACAGAACGTGTGCTGACCAATGCCGCTGTTGAGCGGCTACTTGAAAAAGAGCGCACGCTGGGCGCAAACATCAAATTCGAAGATATCGCCCCAGAGGTTGCTGGTGTTTACCCCAAAGTGATGATCGACGGTGATCTCGACGCTGGTGCATGGTCATGCGGCATGGTCGCCGGCCTTATTCATGACATTCCAACAGTCAAGCAACTCATCGACCAGATTATGCAGGACGCAGAGCAACTTATAAAACAGAGATTAGCGGGTCTATATTGACTGAAATACACATTGTAGGAATGTAGGAGCTCGTGGGACACCTCGTGTAAGTTGATTCTATATTGGGTAAATTATCGGTCTACTACTTTTTCGTACCGGCGCCGAATGGGCGCCGGTACAAATACAGCATTTACCCTATAGAAAACAAATCAAGGTATTAAAAGCGCCAATCCAAACCAATACTATAGCTTCTTGGTGCACCGTAATAGCTCGCATAATAGAGACTGTTGATGTATTTCTCGTTCGTCACATTACCAGCATTAGCGCGCAGGGTAAGATCTGGGGTGATATCCCAAGCGGCAAAAAGATCGAGTATAGCGTAGCTGCCCTGTTTGATTTCATATCCACTATAGCTATCAATATTGGATGTTTTGCTTTGCCAACGCCCATTAAAGCCCATGGAAACAGGTGTGCTAGGTATTTGCGTGCTTAGCGACAGATTTGCCGTGTGACGTGGTACCCAAGGATAGGTATCGCTGCCACTAGTGCCGTCCATGTCCAAGGTGGTCGCACCGAAAACGATCTCCGTATAATCACCCAGTTCACCAACTACTTCAAGTTCCCAGCCCTTGGATTTAATATCAACGCCAACGTAGTAAGCATAAGCGCGATCAGGTAAGAACTGGAAACCGCCATAGGTCGCTAAATCTTGCTGCTTCGCGCTGAACCAAGCGAGAGTCGTCAGCAGGCGGCCGTCAAGAAGTTCTGCTTTTACACCGATCTCATAGTTCACACCCTTACTCGGGTCCAGGTACACTTCATTAATATCAGTTTCTTCTTGTGGCTGATAAATATCGGAGTAACTGGCATAGACCATGATATCATCAGTAATATGATAGGTTAAACCAGCGTACGGGCTGATTTTGGATTCTGTTTGATCAAAGGGCACGGCCTCGGCATTCACACCCACACGGTGATACTCCGCCCAGTTGAAGCCAAAAACGCCCACAAAACTATCTGTAAATGTCAACCTTGTGGCCGCGAAAAAGCGTTTTAAGTCCTGATCTAAAGTCGTATAAACTAGGGGGTCTCCCCAAACCGGTTCAGGAATCGCATCCCCTGCATATGGAAAAGCTGGCAGACCCGAGAAAAGCGGATTGCTGAAGTCGGTTGGGTTATACCAATCAGTGCGTTCGCTTTTGCCGATACCGCCACCAAACACAACCTCCTGCACGTGCCCAAACAGTTCAAATTCACCGTTTACTGTAAGGTCAAAGAGATGCATTTCAGTTTCGTATGGGCTCTTATAAGCCCACCCAAGGAGACCTTCGCCAGTTTCAGGATCGAGACCAGTAAGGGAGTAACCCATCATCAACTGTGAATCATGAGCATATTGGCGGTAGTTGTACGAGGCCTTTGCCTGCCAATTCGATCCTAGCTGATGTGTGTAATCGACAAAAATGTTCTCGGTATTGGAATTCCAATATGTCCAATCTTGAGTTGTGGATGCATCGGTATCCCACTCAAGTTGAGTGCCGTCATTTGCCACGAAAGTAAGCTGACCCCACATATTGCCGCTAGTGTCAGAATCCTGATTGGAATAGCCAATAGCTAGCACGCCGTTCTCGCCGATCTGGCCATCTACTACACCGTAAATAAAGGTGCGATCAGTTTCAAAATCGCGCAGGTGCGAGTCAGATTTTTCCTTGGCGACTACGACACGGCCTGCCCAGCTACCTGAGTCAGTAAAGGGCGTCGAATAATCGGCTTCAATCCTTCGGTTACCCCATTTACCATAACTAACACCAATATGTCCTTGCGCTTCATTCGTCGGCCGTTTGCGGATATAGTTGATGGTGCCAGACGCATTACCCACGCCGGTCAGTAGGCCGTTCGCTCCACGAATAACCTCAATTCTTTCATAGCCGTATGAATCTACCGCATTTGTCAGCGTACCCCATTCATTGGGCATACCAACACCATCGACCTGCGTACTTCTGATATCAAAACCACGAACAACAAATGTCGTTTGGTTGGTTGATGTCTCTTCTACTCTAACCCCGGTTGTCAGTCTAAGAGCTTCATTGATAGAATCAGCACCGAACTTTTGCATCATATCGGCGCTAATCACACTAATGGATTGCGGCGTTTCACTAATTTCCATATTCAGGTTGGTGGCGCCTTTACTGGTGCGATAGGCACGCTGAGCCACTACTGTGATGGTCTCCAGGTAATTAGATTGATCCTCAGGCTGATCGGCCTGCGCATTCACATTTGCCGAACCTAGCAGCATACCAGCTGCCGCCATAATGAAAGGGGTTCTATTCAAGATGGAGCATGAACGTAAGTGTTCAAGGTTTTTCTTGTATATCATGCTACACCTGTCCTCTAACAAGGTTTTCATAAAATTCATTTTTTGTTTCTCCTCCATGATCTATTATTGGTAACGTTAAAACTCACCTTAGTGACTCATAAGCTATTAAAAGGCTTAGAGAAATTTACTGACCAGTGTACTTGTTACTCATAATGCGCTAAGCATTTACTCTTTATTTGTGTCCGCATGATAGGCTGGTCAGCGCGCAGTGAAACCACCACACTGAGCAGCTGAGCAGCCAACTTGATCACATAGGAAGCAGCAGCAACTACAGAAGGCTCTACTACCATTGGAACAAATATTCTCTCCCATTAACGATAAAATTAGGTACCACTCCCCATAGGCAACTCAAATTTCCCGACACCGTTTTCTATCCTGTCGTTGGCTACATTCAGGGGTAAAACACCCTCACCGAATTAATCGGGAAACACTCTCCGGATCGAACATTGCAGTCGAGCTGAGCGCAGCCAATCTCCCCTCTGGCCGCACATTTCTTATGCCCACTATCGTCAAACGCCCGGTCTTCTCTGAAAGAACGTGAATCCATCTTGCCTTCCTTAGGGGTTTCTTGAATTGAGACCATACAGTGATACTAATGGACAAACTTGCCCATAAAAAGGTACAGTTTTGGTTTAAAACAAATATGCGTACCCTTATTTTTATAGTTACAGTTACAGGTGTTCGGCAGAGGTAAATAATGAGCAAAACAGATAAGATCGCAGAAAGCGTTATTGTTGACGTGGAGGGCGCAATCATCCACCGCGCTCAGAAACTGCCGCTCATTCTAAAAATGGCAAAGGACTTTTGGCGTATCAAAAAATATTGGGATCACATCACCACAAAATAATCCAACCCCAATAAAAACCTACTTTATTACCGGCAAATTAATGTATGAGGGCCTCTCACCTGAAACCACAATCTTTTGTGTCGCCTTTTTATAATCCCCCTCGCTAGCAAAGAATATAGTAGGCACAAACTTTTGTGGATTTCGATCATAGAGAGGAAACCAGCTAGATTGCACCTGCACCATAAGCCTGTGTCCGGGCTTGAAAACATGGTTCACCTTCGGAAGCTCAAAGGTATAAGTAAGAGGTTTATCTGCTGTTAACGGACGCGCCTCAGATATAGTTTCCCGATAGCGACCTCGAAAAATTTCCATAGCAATTGGAAACTGATATCCTGCCATATTATTATCAGAGGGCACTTCATCTGGATAAACATCAATGAGCTTCACAACCCAGTCACTGTCTGTGCCGCTGGTGGATGCGGTTAAGTTAACAACAGGCACTCCCGCAACAGCTATCGCATCAGCAAGAACTTCTGAAGTAAAAGTGATTACATCTGGCCGAGTGGCTGCGTTACGTTGGTCTGTTGTGAGCCATGTGGTCCATTGGCTGTAATCCTCAAAGGTGATAGGTCGATCAATAAATGGAACCGGGTATGCGGGATCAGATATATAATCAACCGTCTTTTCAGCCCCAGATGCTGGCGTAAACTCAAGCGTCCTATCAGGCTTCATATATAGCTTTTTAACAGTTGATGTCTCTGGCCATGTGATATGCTGCTGCCATTCATTTGTGCCAGACTGGAATACAGTTACCGGGGCAATATGCGCGGCTTCTCCTTTCAAATGATATGCCAAAAAGGGGGCAAGTACATTCTTTTGCCACCATACAGATGTGTTGTGCCCCCATTTTATGTTCCCAAGGCTGCTGGCATCATCAGCCATGGACTGACCATGAGACCAAGGTCCCAATGACAAAAACACCATATCATTTGCGGTATCCTTCGGCTCAAGAGCCCGGTATACGGCATACCCACCATACAGGTCTTCCTGGTCCCAAAGTGAAGACACCAGCATCACAGGTACCTTCAAAGGTTCCTTCGCCAAAACCAGATCCATGGCCTGAGACTGCCAGAAATCATCATAGGCCTCATGGTCTGTAAGCTTTCGCCAAAACCCAGACTGCTCCATCCCATAACGATTTGCCATCGCTTTAAGGGACCCTTCACGCAAAAAGGCCTCATAACGCTCAGGCGTACTCCAAACAAAACTGCTGTCACCTCCTCTGGAGGCACTACTGCTATATATAGAACTGATAGTCATTTGTCTGAAGGCGCCATTGTGAAACCAGTCATCACCCCTCCAGCCATCAACCATCGGATCAACCGGAACGGCTACTTTTAAAGCGGGATGTGGATTCACAAGCGCCATCAGCGCCTCAAACCCGTTATACGACATTCCCATGATACCAACGTTTCCATTTGTTTCAGGAATGTTCTTAATCAACCACTCTATAGTGTCATAAGCATCGGTGGATTCGTCTACATCCGTTGAATTATAAGGATTACTGACTAGGGGTCTGTTCATAACAAACGAACCATCAGAGCCGTTCGTACCACGGATATCCTGAATAACCCGGATATAACCACCATCAACTATCAAGTCTGCAACATTGCCAAACCCGTGCAAAATAGCACGCATATCTCCACTGGTCGCATAACTTGTCATCGCCTCCGCACTATAGGGCGTGCGGGTTAGGAGTATAGGCGAATTCATAGCGCCCTTAGGCACTATAATCACAGTGTGCAAAGTCACACCATCACGCATTTCAATGTCAACAATGCGCCGCTCGTAATTCCACCCTTCCGTAGAAACCACATGTGTTTCTGGCCGCTCATCATATGATGGGTCATCGGCAGAAACTAGTCTCAGTGAACTAAAAACAACCAAGGTAAAAAGCAAAATACGCATGTAGTTCCTCATTCATTACAAGGTCAATTCAAGTTATTGAATTGACCCAAATACTTTATCTACTGATGAGACGTAAGACCTAGTCAATCAACGCACTTGGATGCTCTTCTCTCCACTTACCCAGACGTGCCAAGCATTCTTGTGCTGATACGGGGCCTACTGTTTTCGAATCTGTATGAGACAAAACATTTTTACGAATATTGACAAAATAAGCTGGGTTAGGCGGAAGATTTAGGCCCTCCCGCTTTTGCTACCTCATCCGCAAGTGCTATTTCACACATGAATGCTCCATGCCTACCGGGGGCCAACTTGAAAGTTTCAAACCAAGTTACCGGCCATTCGCTAACTTCATCAGCTTGAGAAGTCATCGGTGAAGATACAGTAACACGGGCTGTTTTTTCCTGCATATCCCCCGCTGAAGACGTAATGAAAACACTATATTCTCCTGACGGCAAACCAGCAAAAGGCGTGTGCCACTTGAAGACGACGTTACCCTCCGCGTGCAGCCCTGAGATTCCAAGCTAATCGTTACTGTTATACCAGAAACAGGTGATATGCTATTCAATGACCCGCAAACAGGAAAGGTACACTTTTGGTTTATATTTTTGCTTTGTACCTTATTCATATTAGGAACAGTTTATTGAGAGAGCTTCATCTTTTACGTAAGGGGTGGCTATTCAATATCCAATTATAAGATACTAAGCTGAGATTTAAAATTTCACCCCACCGTTTTGCAAAAAACTTAGCCTTTTGAAAATTACTATAATTTATCTTATTGCACATCAAATATTTATAATACACCTGTACATTTGATGACAGAGGGGCACCACTGTGTATTTGACTTGCTGCTGCCGGCCCTCCTATAAAAACAATATGAAAATATTTGATGGAATCATATCAGACCGTGGGTCAAAATATGCGGTGTCTGGCGGGCCGTGCAGCAGTGCGGACGAAGCAAAAGCCCTTATAAAGAACCTCTGCAAACAAAAGAAGTTTGCAAAAGCCACCCACAACAGCTGGGCGTTTGTAGGCCGTGAAGGCCCCGTGAAAAATGATGACGGTGAAAGCGGCGCAGGCATGGTGATCGTGCGCATGCTAGAGCGCGAGACCTTGCATAACCATATTGTGGTGGTTACTCGCTGGTACGGCGGCAAGCACCTAGGGGGCGACCGGTTTCGCCATGTGCAAGATGCGGTCCGGCATTATCTGGATAACGCATTTTAGCAAACCACAGGCCATGCCGTGCGCCTGCCCCCCAGGCTGGGCGTAGTTAG
Proteins encoded:
- a CDS encoding AMP-binding protein, coding for MTTTFATTTKLTTSFFPRDESVPLIEGTVGDAVLRAAEQFDSKIALIDGQPDPSARRQWTFNELAEDAKKVAYALLQHFEPGQRIAVWSANSPEWALIEFGAALAGLTLVTVNPAYLTHELVHVLGQSEAHGIILQDKYRGRNLITVLEEAKANLPNIKTVLPLSTWDAFIAAAKPCALPKVAPTDMAQIQYTSGTTGFPKGACLSHLGLSNNGRLFGQRIGGTDKDIWINVMPMFHTAGCGLATLGALQTGGTLVMAPDFEAGQMLDLFEQECGTIMLCVPTMLIRMLVEQEQNPRDLSSWRTVALGGAPVPADLARRAKELTGANVGIGFGQTEFSPYLTHTLINDPHPSWVETIGKPLPQTEVKIIDPSTGDTLPVGTSGEICGRGYGIMLGYYNAPEATAATIDKDGWLHTGDTGSMDEYGYCRIHGRLRDMIIRGGENIYPREIEDVLFTHPAIMNAAIIGLPDDDWGEIVAACIILREGRIVTPAELETFCRQHLASFKVPRNWHFMDSFPQTASGKIQKFALRDQLMKQSA
- a CDS encoding 2-hydroxychromene-2-carboxylate isomerase, whose product is MNADTTNTVDNGVIDFYFDFISPYGWLGAEKVGALARKFGRRVNWHPFLLKVTVLETMGMKPPLETPLKGDYLLHDIKRSLRYHGLFLHEKSKFGFLSVVPARAVMWAHTTAPEKIEDLVLALYRAHWRDGKDISDTATVLDVIESISLARHEAAIALKSASIKVALRDAVSDTISKGIFGSPSFIIDGEMFWGSDRLQMIKTWLEKGGW
- a CDS encoding NAD(P)H-dependent flavin oxidoreductase; the protein is MKTRITELLGIEHPIVQGGMHYVGFAELAAAVSNAGGLGIITGLTQRTPELLAAEIAKCKSLTSKPFGVNLTFLPMVNSPDYPGYIQAIIDGGVTVVETAGNNPSAYMPQLKEAGIKVIHKCTTVRHALKAQDIGCDSVSVDGFECGGHPGEDDIPNMILLPRAADELDIPFIASGGMADARSLVAALAMGAEGMNMGTRFIATQEAPVHQKVKEAIVAATELDTRLVMRPLRNTERVLTNAAVERLLEKERTLGANIKFEDIAPEVAGVYPKVMIDGDLDAGAWSCGMVAGLIHDIPTVKQLIDQIMQDAEQLIKQRLAGLY
- a CDS encoding TonB-dependent siderophore receptor — translated: MNFMKTLLEDRCSMIYKKNLEHLRSCSILNRTPFIMAAAGMLLGSANVNAQADQPEDQSNYLETITVVAQRAYRTSKGATNLNMEISETPQSISVISADMMQKFGADSINEALRLTTGVRVEETSTNQTTFVVRGFDIRSTQVDGVGMPNEWGTLTNAVDSYGYERIEVIRGANGLLTGVGNASGTINYIRKRPTNEAQGHIGVSYGKWGNRRIEADYSTPFTDSGSWAGRVVVAKEKSDSHLRDFETDRTFIYGVVDGQIGENGVLAIGYSNQDSDTSGNMWGQLTFVANDGTQLEWDTDASTTQDWTYWNSNTENIFVDYTHQLGSNWQAKASYNYRQYAHDSQLMMGYSLTGLDPETGEGLLGWAYKSPYETEMHLFDLTVNGEFELFGHVQEVVFGGGIGKSERTDWYNPTDFSNPLFSGLPAFPYAGDAIPEPVWGDPLVYTTLDQDLKRFFAATRLTFTDSFVGVFGFNWAEYHRVGVNAEAVPFDQTESKISPYAGLTYHITDDIMVYASYSDIYQPQEETDINEVYLDPSKGVNYEIGVKAELLDGRLLTTLAWFSAKQQDLATYGGFQFLPDRAYAYYVGVDIKSKGWELEVVGELGDYTEIVFGATTLDMDGTSGSDTYPWVPRHTANLSLSTQIPSTPVSMGFNGRWQSKTSNIDSYSGYEIKQGSYAILDLFAAWDITPDLTLRANAGNVTNEKYINSLYYASYYGAPRSYSIGLDWRF
- a CDS encoding CocE/NonD family hydrolase — protein: MRNYMRILLFTLVVFSSLRLVSADDPSYDERPETHVVSTEGWNYERRIVDIEMRDGVTLHTVIIVPKGAMNSPILLTRTPYSAEAMTSYATSGDMRAILHGFGNVADLIVDGGYIRVIQDIRGTNGSDGSFVMNRPLVSNPYNSTDVDESTDAYDTIEWLIKNIPETNGNVGIMGMSYNGFEALMALVNPHPALKVAVPVDPMVDGWRGDDWFHNGAFRQMTISSIYSSSASRGGDSSFVWSTPERYEAFLREGSLKAMANRYGMEQSGFWRKLTDHEAYDDFWQSQAMDLVLAKEPLKVPVMLVSSLWDQEDLYGGYAVYRALEPKDTANDMVFLSLGPWSHGQSMADDASSLGNIKWGHNTSVWWQKNVLAPFLAYHLKGEAAHIAPVTVFQSGTNEWQQHITWPETSTVKKLYMKPDRTLEFTPASGAEKTVDYISDPAYPVPFIDRPITFEDYSQWTTWLTTDQRNAATRPDVITFTSEVLADAIAVAGVPVVNLTASTSGTDSDWVVKLIDVYPDEVPSDNNMAGYQFPIAMEIFRGRYRETISEARPLTADKPLTYTFELPKVNHVFKPGHRLMVQVQSSWFPLYDRNPQKFVPTIFFASEGDYKKATQKIVVSGERPSYINLPVIK
- a CDS encoding YigZ family protein translates to MKIFDGIISDRGSKYAVSGGPCSSADEAKALIKNLCKQKKFAKATHNSWAFVGREGPVKNDDGESGAGMVIVRMLERETLHNHIVVVTRWYGGKHLGGDRFRHVQDAVRHYLDNAF